AGTTTTGTCCTTTCCATAATGTCACTCAGCATGAGCAGACTTTTCGATGGAATGCCTATAGTGGGATTTTAGGGTGAGGCTTTTATACTGTTAAGTTTTACCTATGTTGTTAGCAGACCATTCTGTAGATTGCTAAAAGGAGGCAGTTTTAAAATTGAGATTCTTTTATTGGTCATGTTAGGTCATTGTAGTTCCTGAGGCCTTATGCATAAAAATACCTTGTCTTGAAAAATCCAGCTTTTTCTCTTGATAAACGCTAACCTCCTGCTGTAGCTGGAGGCTGATTAATAACCAGTGACAACTGCACAAGTGATATGTTAATGTGAGAAATTCAGTAATGTATAACTACAGCTTATATTAACAAAGATTTCATGTCTCTTAACAATTTTTGCTTTGAGTTTAATATAaccttaaaaaatgaaatgagtGCTTTATGCCTAGTGGTCCTGttaaacatatttaataaaAGGTAACAAAAGACTCACTGTAGACCCCAAAAAGTATAAGTATTAATGATTATTATTAAAAACCAGAGCACTGCTTTAAAATTAGTGCCtatctgaatattttttataattatctcttttgttttttttttctttctcccctcaTGAGGGGAAAACTGTGCTGAGCATATCATTTGCTTTAGGACTAGCAGAAGTAGAGACTAGGTTTTTTAGGTGCTTTCACCAGCACTAAAACCCCTGAAACAATGTGAGTTGCTCAGAGTACTTAGCATAATCGAATTTGTTGTGGGGTTGATCTACAGTTGTAACAACCCATTGGATTTAAATATGGGTTTGTAAGTGCAGATGGTTTGCAAACTGAAAGCTGATCCAAAATTGCTCTCAAAATAATGTTTATATCCCCTGTGTAGCAGCCTGGATAGCAAACTACGCTGTTTGTACTGTTTGTAAGGTCTTGGCTGTTAAGATATGGGAACACTGAGACAACGAAAATTAAGTATATACAGTTAAGCTCACCATGGAGTAGGGTATTCttggtttgttgggggttttttttgctgagtGTTCACTTTTTTCATTCCAGTAACTTGAAGtaaaataatgtgttttttcAGAATCTGGCATGAATGGGAAATTGACAACAACACATTTATTGGAATGTGGATGAGGGAAGGAGACTCATGTGAAACTAAGAGCAGACAGACGAAGGTATAATAATCTAGACTATGCTAATTCTGACAGTATGGTTCTCTACACACACTCATGACACTCTGCAGACTGAAACATTCCTACCTTGAAACAGTCATCATTTaagatgtaaaataaaatgtaaagatTAATTCCTGTAGGAGCTAGGTGAATGGATGGAGGAGGGAAGCTAAAAGCAGGATAAAATTTTGAAGGAATTTAGGTATTCTCATTGGTTACTTTTAACTCTTTTTTCATTGATAGAGTGGAATATTCTGGTATCACCACTGTAGAAACATACAGGCTTTGTAATTTgtgtaaggaaaaataaagaaatttgtTGAATTCAGCATGCCAGCCTAAAAACATtcaggaaaaaggaggaaaaaacagtaGGCAATCAACAGCATGCTGAGAAGCTAGGTAAGGTTTAAAAACTGCAGCAGAAGGTATGAAAGGGTTAAGGAAGGAATCAAATACATGGGAGCCGCAAAGGAACAAAGTCAAGAGAAACAGATTCTGGTGTGagtacattttaatgaaaaaagtaaaacttctTATTTTGTGGAGTTGCTAAAATGTTTCACATTCAAACAGTCTCTGTGCCCAGTAACAATTCAGCTACAGCAGTAAGGAATGGTGTCTGACACTTGGCACATCATTTGTGTGTGTCCTTTATCCTTTTCTTtgttgatgtttttctttttccacctccCATTTCTGTGTGTTACACAGTTTTGCAGATACAATGAATTCCATGGTGATGTAGATTGCTGTCATGAAGAGCAGTTTAAGTATAGGTCATAACAGGCTGCTTTTCATGTAGGCTATTAAAATGATGGGTGACAGTACAATACTTAAGAGAGAGGGTTATTTAGTTGGAATAATAATTGATCTGAAGATGGGATAAGGAACAAAATCTCTTGGCAAAGGCGAAAATATTTGTACTGTGATGGAGGTGCCTTGTTAACATCTTTATCTTCCATAGGCCTGCAGAAAGAGTTAGTATTCTTGTATGACCTTTGATACTGGGATTCAAATCTTTCACTGGTATTTAGTTTTGGacagacagaaaatactgaTGCTGCAAGTTTCaagatgaaaacagatttctaTAGGCTAGTTCTATATTGTTCTCTTTATTTAGCACATTGGTCAGAACTAAAATTTGTTGTTTGAATTATGCTTATGTCAGGTAAGTTTCTAAGGAGTATCCTATTTACCCTCATTTTTACTCTCATTCTTGCTGGAAATGTGTTGTTTGGGAGTCCAAGGAACAATGATAGGCGAAGGGATCATTTCCCTTTAGAAGAAGCAATTTTCACATTTGATAAAGCAATTTGAAGATGCGCTTGctattattctttttctgtggcTGACAGCGCTGCAACCTTTGACATGACAATGTGTACAGAAATGCATCTGCTAGCATTGGAAGACAGCAAATTGATTATTTATTCTGGTCCTGTTTCTCGTGGAGGTGTTTTGCTCATCTTTGTTTTTACTGATGTTTAGGTTCATCTTGTTTGTGGAAGGAGCAATAAATTGGCTTATGTGTCTGAGCCAAGTACATGTGTTTACTCTCTGACATTTGAGACTCCTCTCGTGTGCCACCCCCACTCTCTTTTAGGTAAGACTTAGGAAACCATTTGTGTATGGAGCAGCTGGCATATTACACCAACCTCAGAGTGTAAATTTTTAGTTTCTTTGAGTCTGTAGATTGATATAAATTAGTATTAAATGTAACATAtgaagtgtattttaaattataatcaTTATAAACATGTAGGTATTTCTCAGAGAAAATGCCATTGCTAGCATAGATCCAGTGAGAgatggggtttgggttgggttttggtttgtttggggttttttttcctttcttttttcctgtactgGCTGTAGGAATCATCCCTGTGGTGTCTCCTCATTTATTTACATTACTAAAAGGCACAGCTTAGTTAGAATTACATTCAACAAAGAAATAGGAGGCCTTCTAGCTGGAAATATGAGAAAAAATTTTGGTTGGTGGCACTCTCCAGAAACTTTAAATATGTGAAGCAGTTTAAGTTTAACCCCAACTCTTGAAAGCAGTAGAGGCTGTATACTGTATAGAAACATGGAGTTCTTAAAACAAATACCCTTGTGTGCTACTAGAGGAGCATTTAACTAATGCAGGACAGAGCTGTTGATTTTTACATGGTTTGACTTCCATTTTTCAGTTTATCCAACTCTGACTGAAGCACTACAAAAGAAGTGGGATGAAGCAGCGCAGCTTCTGTATGATGAAGTAATAACTGACCAGGTTTGTTAATGTCTTCCAACTCTTATTTGgtaaaaaaacatttctgtcaaATATCCAACCTTGGCATTTGCCAAGTTTCTCCTTTTGGACTGGATGCATTTGTTCTGCAGTTGGCAAATAGTCATTTTTGTGCTCTGTAACTGCTATATCAACtggtaataataatattttctgtagTGAAGCTTGAGGAGTTGGAGTGGCTAGTGCAAGTTACAAGCAGAGATGAGAGTGGGGTGGATTGATCTATTGTctttttgaaactttttttcctagggttacagaaaaatactgaaagagaTTTTTGAGGAAGCAGGACTTCtaaaagcaacagaagaaaaggaagttgagaaacagaataagaaaataagttttgaaTTTGAAACAGTGGAGAAGTGCAGTAAGGTACAGAGTATAATCTTTACAATGTGGAATTAAGTTGCCTCCTTTTTACTGGATAACAGTATCACTGACGGTGTTACCTAAATACCTTTGGATTCAGCTGAAATCCATTaatgggattttcttttctggttttagcatGTAACAGGCCGCATACAGAGTGATTTGATATCTTTATTCTGTCTCTTaagtaaaaaccaaaccagcacaaCTGAATGCCAGTGAGAAGACAGAGTGTGGGTATGTAGGAATTGGTGTAGGTGCTTTGGTTATGAACACTTGCAAGTACTTTTTGTGGGGAATAACAGTCTGGAAATAAGAGAGAATTACtagtgaaaataaatgtgtaacCAGCCTTGGGAACGTTGACGTTTCTCTCTGGATAATTACCCAGACTTGCGTCAGAATGCATTGGcagaagcaaaaagcaaaaggcagaatGATCTATGCTGTGTCCATTTCTGAATTACTTTCAGGTGTGTGAACAGTCTTTCTGCAACAGAATCAATATTCCCTGTAAGTTAAGAGAAACTGCTGAAAGTGAGAACATGAAGTTACTAGGTCGGGAGTTGTGGAGGTGGTGAATTTCCAGACTTTACCATGatgatataaaataaaaaaaggctgGTCCTGTAGCAAACTTATGAATGCAATTTTGTGCTATAATAAAATGCTAGTTAGAGAGTAGATCCAAAATAGTCACAGAGAGCACTCCTAAATTTTACTCTCAGGACTGGAGGAAGCTGGCTCCTGTTTTGGCaacatagaaataaaattataaattttGTATCTTGTTCTTGGAAtaagcagtttatttttatgATCTTTTAAGTAACACCTGTTAACAGAcccattattttttataaattcCCGTTTTATGTATGCATTTGGAGAGTGGGAGAgccatttaaaatgtattttgtttcttaggAATACAAGCAactttctaaagaaataaaaaccctgAAAGATTTATTAAGTCAGCATGGTATTGCATACAAAGGAAATTTTGGTGAGTTTTTTGgtattgttcttttttgttattgtCTGTTCAGAATGTGAATACATAAATGATGTTTTTGGATACAGCAATAATTACATAATCTGTCACATATGCAGGTAAGATTCAGTAGACAAAACTTTTAATAAGTATTTAGGTCTTGGTTCCTGTGGAAGAGGACTTACTTTAAACCCCAGAAAAATCTGTTGATGACATGAAATGTTAGCTTTACGGAAAAAATTTCACTGCTGTTGTAATTGAAGTTTGTCTCCAGTACTTAAGGtgctaaagaaaaaggaagtccATGTTACAGCATTCATAGCACATAAGCAGCTTCTAAGTAACTCTATTTTCTGCATAGTCAACCACAAGTCCTGACTTCTTCAAGAACACTTGAAATGTTCTCTGTATCTGTTTGAATTGCTTTTATCCCTTTTTagtcaccttttttttctttcaatgtcTGTTAGGTAAGTACCATATCACATGCAGTTTTTGGAAGAAAGGACTGGTCCTGGAAGCAAAGCTTATCTGGATTAATTCCAGTCAAGTTGAGGTTTAGTTTTGTTGCGTTGGTTGGTTGCTATTTTTTGTCCCATTCCTTCCAATCTGTCATACCTATTATTACATGGAGTATTTGTCAAAGGAggatttaatttctctgtatATTTACACCTTTTATGTTCAGAATTGGCACCTCAAGAAAACAATGGACCTTTGAGCTGATTAGCTTAAAATTAGTGACAtacgtcttttttttttattgttgttgttgttttgagaaactttcttctctgttctttcttttctggggAAAATTCATCATACTAGAAtttttgtaaaacattttgtctGCATGTTTAAACTATTTATGCaattttcacagtatttctgCTGGTTTGGTAGATTATTTAATTATGTAAATTAGAACTGTATAATCAAAAGCTGAATTCACAGCTTACTGTAGGTGACTTATTTCAAACTACTTAGTGAATTCTGTGACAAAAATGTCTtgatatttaaaagcagaaataactgaTGTCTTAAACTAAATATTACAGCTGAAAATACCAGTGTTGAACATATAAGTCACAAACTGGCAACTGCAATGACAACTCTTCTTAATGGGTCAAAGGATGATGAACATCTCCATGGCGATACAGGAGTTTGGAATGACACTGTATGAAGAAACTTGGGTGGTAAACAGTGAGTGTGTATGGAACATCAAGCAAGTTGAATGTGTATCACGCCACTGAGATGACTTATCTTCTGACGGTATTCTCAGCTTTCTGAATTTCTGCCTTGAAGGAAAAGGAGCGAGGGCTTTCCATTGCTGAGAACAGTTGGCTAATTTCTGAGAGCATTTGTAAAACTTCTTAGCTACAGCTGCTGTTGGGCAGAGGTTTACAGGTTCTGTGCCTCCAGcctcagctttattttctttgatcaAGCATAGTACCAGGTGGTGTAAATACAAAACAGTTCAAGACCAATGCTGTAAGATGTTGTATGAAATGTAGTTAGTTTAATATTAAGAATACGTGTCTGTATGCTAAAAGGTTTTCTGCCAGAGCAGTGCACAACGCACCGCTTCCCCCAACCCCGTTCAGAGGCCGATGTCATCTTTGGCTAGTGGGTGGATAAAATGGAAGCTGTTTGGCGTCTGACAGAAGGGTCTGCGTAAACCCCAACTGTCATAAAAAAGTAGTTGTGTTAAGGGAATACATGGCTGTGC
The Lathamus discolor isolate bLatDis1 chromosome 6, bLatDis1.hap1, whole genome shotgun sequence DNA segment above includes these coding regions:
- the GNPTG gene encoding N-acetylglucosamine-1-phosphotransferase subunit gamma isoform X1, yielding MAAALLLLLLVAAAALGPFSLAGKMKIVEEPNTFGLNNPFLPQTNRLQPKVSPSAISGPAHLFRLAGKCFSFVESTYKYEFCPFHNVTQHEQTFRWNAYSGILGIWHEWEIDNNTFIGMWMREGDSCETKSRQTKVHLVCGRSNKLAYVSEPSTCVYSLTFETPLVCHPHSLLVYPTLTEALQKKWDEAAQLLYDEVITDQGYRKILKEIFEEAGLLKATEEKEVEKQNKKISFEFETVEKCSKEYKQLSKEIKTLKDLLSQHGIAYKGNFAENTSVEHISHKLATAMTTLLNGSKDDEHLHGDTGVWNDTV
- the GNPTG gene encoding N-acetylglucosamine-1-phosphotransferase subunit gamma isoform X2, whose translation is MAAALLLLLLVAAAALGPFSLAGKMKIVEEPNTFGLNNPFLPQTNRLQPKVSPSAISGPAHLFRLAGKCFSFVESTYKYEFCPFHNVTQHEQTFRWNAYSGILGIWHEWEIDNNTFIGMWMREGDSCETKSRQTKVHLVCGRSNKLAYVSEPSTCVYSLTFETPLVCHPHSLLVYPTLTEALQKKWDEAAQLLYDEVITDQGYRKILKEIFEEAGLLKATEEKEVEKQNKKISFEFETVEKCSKHVTGRIQSDLISLFCLLSKNQTSTTECQ